A window of the Linepithema humile isolate Giens D197 chromosome 4, Lhum_UNIL_v1.0, whole genome shotgun sequence genome harbors these coding sequences:
- the LOC105672211 gene encoding uncharacterized protein: MATKVNEHDCAMIKQDGQANDKDSFSGTKVKRKSRSARRRLNAMMSNASFHFSDTDSEGELTMITNKIGKLNPAEANSPLISVTDAESIEPKSKNKDNLDYLIADGEARSRSRRSSFVENLTDVDEIYSDPEIDEKATKHNLKAVDNGYQGETDLEDIEGDDDIQPTIYVEPRSDIFAEFGGEMITTKEGDGPFSVEVRNRLSREQISIDKKDIQTIPDMPNTDSEDMEASDDEIKLDEAAAYSSVYQDFDVLAASQIVMTNKVENTLHVPDAIDEAISDCHTDVEDVD, encoded by the coding sequence ATGGCGACAAAAGTTAACGAGCATGATTGTGCCATGATAAAGCAAGACGGTCAAGCGAACGATAAGGATAGTTTCTCCGGAACAAAGGTCAAACGCAAATCCAGATCCGCTAGAAGACGTTTAAATGCTATGATGAGCAATGCATCGTTTCACTTCTCCGACACGGATTCTGAGGGCGAATTGACAATGATCACCAACAAGATCGGCAAGCTTAATCCTGCAGAAGCAAACAGTCCGTTGATCTCCGTAACTGATGCAGAGAGCATCGAGCCTAAATCAAAGAACAAAGATAATTTAGACTATCTTATAGCCGACGGTGAGGCTAGATCTCGATCAAGACGCAGTAGTTTCGTGGAGAATCTCACTGACGTTGACGAGATATATAGCGACCCGGAAATCGATGAAAAGGCTACCAAGCATAATTTGAAAGCGGTCGATAACGGATATCAAGGGGAAACAGATTTAGAGGACATAGAGGGTGATGACGATATTCAACCAACGATTTATGTCGAGCCGAGATCAGACATTTTCGCCGAATTTGGCGGCGAGATGATCACGACTAAGGAAGGTGATGGACCATTCTCTGTGGAAGTGCGAAACCGATTGTCGCGCGAGCAGATCTCCATCGATAAGAAGGATATACAGACAATACCGGATATGCCGAACACCGACAGCGAGGACATGGAGGCATCCGACGATGAAATTAAATTGGACGAGGCAGCAGCTTACAGTTCTGTGTATCAGGACTTTGACGTTTTAGCTGCCTCGCAAATTGTTATGACTAATAAAGTAGAGAACACTCTGCACGTGCCGGATGCAATTGACGAAGCTATCAGCGATTGTCATACCGATGTTGAAGATgtcgattaa